One part of the Tunicatimonas pelagia genome encodes these proteins:
- a CDS encoding TPM domain-containing protein: MKYVLMNNLTKYFVGVCFLLVSHSSFAQPVPPLSARVNDYANVLSYSAEEKLEARLRDHEERTTNQVAVLTVNSLEGNAIEDFSIQTVESWKLGQKGRENGILFLVVTDDRKLRIEVGYGLEPYLTDATSGRIIREVIVPHFRADDYEQGIVAGTNAILAQIEGIKDFSEPLSAKEDGSGFGILTFLLSIVSAIIGWFVWRKRRRNAPRKSKKTGLEMRKLSEKKEDVHLDRGQQVEEQIGSVDYDVWTSDQPNDVSIIAYKNTFNRRYSKCPNCGYITYHLAKSQVVRSATYSRAGQGVRDYACKNCNHTESRRYSIPRLRRSRTVVIPGGGSYSGGGWSSGGGFSGGGGFSGGGGSFGGGGASGSW; the protein is encoded by the coding sequence ATGAAGTACGTATTAATGAATAATTTAACCAAATACTTCGTAGGGGTTTGCTTCTTGCTGGTGAGTCACTCCAGTTTCGCCCAGCCGGTACCACCGTTGTCAGCGCGGGTAAATGATTATGCCAACGTATTATCATACTCAGCCGAGGAAAAATTAGAAGCCCGCTTGCGCGACCATGAAGAACGCACTACCAATCAGGTAGCAGTGCTGACTGTCAATAGTTTGGAAGGAAACGCCATCGAGGACTTCTCAATACAAACCGTAGAAAGTTGGAAACTAGGGCAGAAAGGCAGGGAAAATGGGATACTGTTTCTGGTGGTAACCGACGACCGTAAATTACGGATTGAGGTGGGCTACGGGCTGGAGCCTTACCTAACCGATGCTACTTCCGGCAGAATTATCCGGGAGGTGATTGTGCCCCACTTTCGGGCGGATGATTACGAGCAAGGAATTGTGGCGGGAACGAACGCCATTTTGGCTCAGATAGAAGGTATTAAAGACTTCAGCGAGCCACTTAGTGCTAAAGAAGATGGTAGTGGCTTTGGTATTCTTACCTTTCTGCTAAGTATTGTATCAGCCATTATCGGATGGTTTGTGTGGCGCAAACGCCGACGTAACGCCCCTCGTAAGAGCAAAAAAACGGGACTAGAAATGCGAAAGCTTAGTGAGAAGAAAGAAGACGTGCACCTTGACCGGGGGCAACAAGTTGAAGAGCAGATTGGCTCGGTAGATTACGACGTATGGACTTCCGATCAGCCCAACGATGTTTCAATCATTGCTTACAAAAATACCTTTAACCGCCGATATAGTAAATGCCCCAACTGTGGTTACATTACGTACCATTTAGCGAAAAGCCAGGTAGTACGTTCCGCGACCTACTCTCGAGCTGGGCAAGGAGTGCGCGACTACGCTTGCAAAAACTGTAATCATACCGAATCGCGCCGTTACAGTATTCCTCGCCTACGCCGTAGTCGCACCGTAGTGATTCCGGGCGGAGGAAGTTACAGTGGCGGTGGCTGGAGCAGTGGCGGTGGTTTCTCCGGGGGCGGCGGCTTTTCCGGGGGGGGTGGATCCTTTGGCGGGGGTGGAGCTTCGGGTAGCTGGTAA
- a CDS encoding DUF2452 domain-containing protein, translating to MSQDTQKQKIDIDRIDLDKEREKTTDQPGLIAFPHTVGGAVIKPEDQGKIKGRAVSAMRQQTDKQMQQLYEQAQTLARQAQAIKERVDISERIYEAEMNFEPIIAHTYFLYQKKSGTDVLSLVSPQEWGKSHPYEAYVAKVTLLSDHTWEVEAASAD from the coding sequence ATGAGTCAAGATACGCAAAAGCAAAAAATAGATATCGATCGGATTGATCTAGATAAAGAGCGAGAAAAAACCACCGATCAGCCAGGGTTAATTGCTTTTCCGCATACAGTGGGTGGAGCGGTAATAAAGCCAGAAGACCAAGGAAAGATTAAAGGAAGGGCAGTATCTGCTATGCGCCAGCAAACTGACAAGCAGATGCAACAACTTTACGAGCAAGCCCAAACGCTAGCCCGGCAGGCGCAAGCTATTAAAGAACGAGTAGATATTTCGGAGCGAATTTACGAGGCTGAAATGAACTTTGAGCCAATTATTGCCCATACTTATTTTCTGTACCAAAAGAAGAGTGGCACAGATGTGCTATCACTGGTTTCGCCCCAGGAGTGGGGAAAGAGCCATCCGTACGAAGCTTACGTAGCCAAAGTAACCCTACTTTCCGATCATACTTGGGAAGTAGAAGCGGCTTCAGCCGACTGA
- a CDS encoding histidine kinase: protein MKVYQLKLERWLALALFSLTVFFVGAVSIGFYTQLRNAVLERTQNQLLSINILKKRLVEQYLTDLPPSTENLSALRPGLEAIVTERTGMGATGESYLVNPQGQMLTVSRFFPDSLPESINVDTQGFQRALAGQRGVDTYVDYRGNPIIGAYQKIQNTENAIVLLTEIDIAEAMQPITSLRNRFIVLSLSLLLLSWFISTWLAKVLSRPILSIKKNINSLVQGKLPEKPIKGSQIQEINSISESLNEFIRRLNHTIQFAQNIGQGNFSVDYCPLSDQDRLGNSLLTMREQLVQLNAQKEQLERETKKVLISAQETERERFARDIHDGVGPLLTTAKLKISTTELSKPVKQEVAKLLDEVITEIRRISSNLMPAVLRDFGPGAALQQLVREIEKNSSISIHYANDLLPQSRISKEGGIALYRIAQEAINNTLKHAQATEVVMSLTEFDNQVVLFYKDNGQGIDVTKSGEGVGKGLRNIRERVRILDGTVEMFNDNGAVIEVEIPIT from the coding sequence GTGAAAGTTTACCAATTAAAGCTGGAGCGCTGGCTTGCGCTAGCGCTCTTTAGCCTGACCGTATTTTTTGTGGGAGCTGTTTCAATAGGTTTTTACACCCAGCTTAGAAACGCAGTATTAGAAAGAACGCAGAACCAACTTCTATCTATTAATATCCTTAAAAAACGGCTGGTAGAGCAGTACCTAACCGATTTACCACCTTCTACGGAAAATCTTAGCGCACTTCGGCCTGGCTTAGAAGCGATTGTAACCGAGCGAACTGGCATGGGAGCCACTGGCGAGTCATACTTAGTCAACCCTCAGGGGCAAATGCTAACCGTCTCCCGTTTTTTTCCGGACTCGCTTCCGGAAAGTATCAATGTGGATACCCAGGGATTTCAGCGGGCGTTAGCGGGTCAAAGGGGTGTAGACACCTACGTTGACTACCGAGGCAATCCGATTATTGGAGCCTACCAAAAAATTCAAAATACCGAAAACGCTATTGTTCTTCTCACCGAGATTGATATAGCCGAGGCAATGCAACCCATCACCTCCCTACGCAACCGGTTCATCGTACTGTCATTAAGTCTGCTATTACTATCGTGGTTTATCTCAACTTGGTTAGCTAAAGTACTGTCGCGCCCTATTCTTTCCATCAAGAAAAATATTAATAGCTTAGTGCAGGGAAAACTGCCTGAGAAACCAATTAAAGGCTCTCAAATTCAAGAAATTAATAGCATTTCAGAATCTTTAAACGAGTTTATCCGAAGATTAAATCATACGATACAGTTTGCTCAAAATATTGGTCAAGGCAACTTCTCGGTAGATTATTGTCCGCTGAGTGATCAAGATAGACTGGGTAACTCTTTGCTCACTATGCGCGAACAGTTGGTACAGCTAAATGCCCAAAAGGAGCAGTTAGAGCGAGAGACGAAAAAGGTACTGATAAGTGCCCAAGAAACCGAACGAGAACGGTTTGCCCGAGACATTCACGACGGAGTGGGACCACTACTTACTACGGCAAAACTGAAAATATCCACTACAGAATTATCCAAACCTGTTAAGCAAGAAGTTGCCAAGCTGCTCGATGAAGTTATTACTGAGATACGACGAATCTCTAGCAATCTCATGCCCGCCGTACTTCGCGATTTTGGCCCCGGTGCAGCTCTCCAACAGCTTGTTCGGGAAATAGAGAAAAACTCATCAATTAGTATTCATTATGCCAACGATCTGCTTCCCCAGTCTCGCATTAGTAAAGAAGGCGGCATTGCACTGTACCGAATTGCTCAAGAGGCGATTAACAATACCCTGAAACACGCTCAAGCCACAGAAGTAGTTATGTCCCTAACCGAATTCGATAATCAGGTGGTACTTTTTTACAAAGACAATGGCCAAGGAATTGATGTCACCAAGTCGGGTGAAGGAGTAGGAAAGGGACTTAGAAATATACGGGAGAGAGTACGTATTTTAGATGGCACAGTAGAAATGTTCAACGATAACGGGGCAGTTATTGAGGTAGAAATTCCGATAACATGA
- a CDS encoding response regulator — protein sequence MKEKINIVLADDHQLFRNGLRAMLEASGFIRIVGEASHGSVLLTVLASQPTDIVLLDISMPQQSGDLTSGIDLLPVIKNRFPRVKCIMLTMHEDVQYVLRSLKQGADGYLLKDTDETELTTAIQEVYEGKKYFKNKISDLIVANLSGETKPETLLSEREIQIVRLVAEGKITKEIADQLYVSVRTIETHRSRIMKKLEVANTAEMIRLAYEKKLI from the coding sequence ATGAAAGAAAAAATCAATATTGTGTTGGCTGATGATCATCAGTTATTTCGTAATGGCTTACGGGCTATGCTGGAGGCTTCAGGGTTTATCCGCATTGTTGGCGAAGCATCGCATGGATCGGTACTGCTAACGGTGCTGGCTTCTCAGCCTACGGATATTGTATTACTAGATATCTCTATGCCTCAACAGTCGGGTGATCTGACCTCGGGGATTGACTTGCTGCCCGTAATTAAGAACCGATTTCCGCGGGTGAAGTGCATTATGCTGACTATGCACGAAGACGTTCAGTACGTTTTGCGTAGCTTAAAGCAGGGAGCCGACGGCTACCTATTAAAAGACACTGATGAAACTGAACTTACAACCGCAATTCAGGAAGTATACGAAGGTAAAAAGTACTTCAAAAATAAGATTTCTGATTTAATTGTAGCCAACCTATCGGGAGAAACAAAGCCCGAAACCTTGCTAAGCGAACGCGAAATTCAGATTGTTCGCTTAGTAGCTGAGGGTAAAATTACCAAAGAGATTGCCGACCAACTTTACGTAAGCGTTCGCACTATTGAAACGCATCGCTCCCGCATTATGAAAAAGCTCGAGGTGGCTAACACCGCCGAGATGATCCGCTTAGCATACGAAAAGAAGCTGATTTAG